The stretch of DNA GGTCTACGGCCCCGGCGGCGGGGTTGATTTGACGTCACCCGCCTTTGCCAGCCAATTCGTGAACGGGTTTGCGACGATCTCGCTTATGCAGGTGGAAACCAAAGGCGACGTCAGAATATCCGTCGATTTTCCGTCCGGGCAATACCTGTCATTCGGCCAGGCGACCTACGCACTTCCAGGCGTCGGGGTGCTCAATTTTGCCAGCCCCTCGCTCGTGGGCGCGAACTTCGTGCGCGTGCCGGAACCGAGCTCCTGCGTGCTGGCCGCACTGGGTCTTTGCGGAATGCTGATTGCACATCGCCGTCGCGCGAGGCGACGAACTACCGACGTATCGCAAGTGTGAATGGCATCGTTGTTTGAATTTCTCACGCTGGCTCCGTGGATGCGTTACAACCATGAGTTACTTCAAATGGCAAAACGAGTATTCCTCTCCGCGCTGCTTCTCATGACCTTCGGCATTTCGAGCCGGGGGGCAGAGCTGGTGGTGATGGCGGCCAATACCAATCCCGGGCTCGTTGGGGCCAGGACCTTTACTATCGGCGTGGTAATCACTACGGCGGATTTGCTGCGTCCGGGCGTCGGCGCTCACCCGACCCTGACGATCCACGATTTTGGTTTCCTGGCGGGGAATTCCGCTGGGCCAATTCAAGCTCCTGGCAGCACGAACGTGCCGGATATTCAAACCGCTTGGAATACGTTGGACGCAAACAGCCCTAGCAGCATTACTAACGGCGGTGCGGGGGGACCGAGTTTTCCGGCACCGAGTGGTACCCCCACGAACGAGGTGTACAGAGACAGTTGGTGGTACTCGAGCCCGACGGGTTCGCTGCAAGGTATCAATGGCTTCCTCTCGGACGGGTCGGCTGACACCGTGGGGACCGTGACCA from Pirellulales bacterium encodes:
- a CDS encoding PEP-CTERM sorting domain-containing protein, which produces VYGPGGGVDLTSPAFASQFVNGFATISLMQVETKGDVRISVDFPSGQYLSFGQATYALPGVGVLNFASPSLVGANFVRVPEPSSCVLAALGLCGMLIAHRRRARRRTTDVSQV